A window from Hemicordylus capensis ecotype Gifberg chromosome 2, rHemCap1.1.pri, whole genome shotgun sequence encodes these proteins:
- the BLOC1S1 gene encoding biogenesis of lysosome-related organelles complex 1 subunit 1 isoform X3: protein MLSRLLKEHQTKQSERKELQERRRREAIAAATCLTEALVDHLNVGVAQAYVNQRKLDHEVKTLQIQAAQFAKQTGQWITMVENFNQALKWCCEEVEVASAGCW from the exons ATGCTTTCCCGCCTGCTGAAGGAGCACCAGACGAAGCAGAGCGAAAGGAAGGAGCTGCAAG AACGGCGGCGGCGAGAGGCCATTGCTGCAGCTACTTGCTTAACTGAAGCCCTGGTTGATCACTTGAATGTAGG GGTGGCACAGGCCTATGTGAACCAAAGAAAGCTTGATCATGAGGTGAAGACATTGCAGATCCAGGCTGCTCAGTTTGCCAAGCAGACAGGCCAGTGGATTACAATGGTCGAGAACTTCAACCAGGCTTTGAAG TGGTGCTGCGAAGAAGTTGAAGTTGCGTCAGCTGGGTGCTGGTAA
- the BLOC1S1 gene encoding biogenesis of lysosome-related organelles complex 1 subunit 1 isoform X1, protein MLSRLLKEHQTKQSERKELQERRRREAIAAATCLTEALVDHLNVGVAQAYVNQRKLDHEVKTLQIQAAQFAKQTGQWITMVENFNQALKWCCEEVEVASAGCWRSVMWKTGPVALRWICGPLPQPWSMFTKDSFSPPPLEMGSCYLHSLDSCP, encoded by the exons ATGCTTTCCCGCCTGCTGAAGGAGCACCAGACGAAGCAGAGCGAAAGGAAGGAGCTGCAAG AACGGCGGCGGCGAGAGGCCATTGCTGCAGCTACTTGCTTAACTGAAGCCCTGGTTGATCACTTGAATGTAGG GGTGGCACAGGCCTATGTGAACCAAAGAAAGCTTGATCATGAGGTGAAGACATTGCAGATCCAGGCTGCTCAGTTTGCCAAGCAGACAGGCCAGTGGATTACAATGGTCGAGAACTTCAACCAGGCTTTGAAG TGGTGCTGCGAAGAAGTTGAAGTTGCGTCAGCTGGGTGCTG GAGATCGGTGATGTGGAAAACTGGGCCCGTAGCATTGAGATGGATATGCGGACCATTGCCACAGCCCTGGAGTATGTTTACAAAggacagcttcagccctccacctCTTGAAATGGGAAGCTGCTACCTGCACAGCTTGGATTCCTGTCCCTAG
- the BLOC1S1 gene encoding biogenesis of lysosome-related organelles complex 1 subunit 1 isoform X2 produces the protein MLSRLLKEHQTKQSERKELQERRRREAIAAATCLTEALVDHLNVGVAQAYVNQRKLDHEVKTLQIQAAQFAKQTGQWITMVENFNQALKEIGDVENWARSIEMDMRTIATALEYVYKGQLQPSTS, from the exons ATGCTTTCCCGCCTGCTGAAGGAGCACCAGACGAAGCAGAGCGAAAGGAAGGAGCTGCAAG AACGGCGGCGGCGAGAGGCCATTGCTGCAGCTACTTGCTTAACTGAAGCCCTGGTTGATCACTTGAATGTAGG GGTGGCACAGGCCTATGTGAACCAAAGAAAGCTTGATCATGAGGTGAAGACATTGCAGATCCAGGCTGCTCAGTTTGCCAAGCAGACAGGCCAGTGGATTACAATGGTCGAGAACTTCAACCAGGCTTTGAAG GAGATCGGTGATGTGGAAAACTGGGCCCGTAGCATTGAGATGGATATGCGGACCATTGCCACAGCCCTGGAGTATGTTTACAAAggacagcttcagccctccacctCTTGA